TCGTCGTCGCCGTGCCGCATGAGCACAGCGTCGCCCAAGGTCTGGGCCTGGCCGACCTGATCGTCCCCCGCCTCGACGCCCCCACGCTGCTGGCGCGGCTGGGCCGCTGACAAGGAGACCGCCGATGTCCTCGCCTATCGAGACGCTCGAATCCAGCCCCGACGCCGTCCAGGCGAAGGATCACGACTTCATCCCTTACGTCGCCCCGATGTTCGCCTACGTCGCTCTGTCGAGCCTGGAGGGCTACCTCCCCTCGACGAGCTGGTACCCGGCGGCCTACGCGGTGAAAGCGGCGATCGTCGCGGCGATCATGTGGCATTATCGGTTGACCTGGAAAGACCTCCGGCCGATGCCGGGCCTGCTGGATATCGTCCTGGCCGTGGCTCTCGGGTTCCTGGTGATCGGGCTCTGGATCGGGCTCGACGGCCGATATCCCAACCTGCCGTTCATGGGAGGCCCGCGCCAGGCGTTCGACCCCAACACGCTGGGAACGGGTGGGAAGTGGGCGTTCATCGCCGTGCGGATGCTCGGCCTAGTGCTGCTGGTGCCGGTCTTCGAGGAGCTTTTCTGGCGGTCGTTCCTCAACCGCTGGATCATCGATCAGGACT
This genomic stretch from Paludisphaera rhizosphaerae harbors:
- a CDS encoding CAAX prenyl protease-related protein; amino-acid sequence: MSSPIETLESSPDAVQAKDHDFIPYVAPMFAYVALSSLEGYLPSTSWYPAAYAVKAAIVAAIMWHYRLTWKDLRPMPGLLDIVLAVALGFLVIGLWIGLDGRYPNLPFMGGPRQAFDPNTLGTGGKWAFIAVRMLGLVLLVPVFEELFWRSFLNRWIIDQDFGKVPVGKVTWISAGATAALFAMAHPEWLPALLTGLIWAGLLAYTKSLSACVISHLVANLVLGVYVIAAQAWKFW